From a single Anopheles coustani unplaced genomic scaffold, idAnoCousDA_361_x.2 U_68, whole genome shotgun sequence genomic region:
- the LOC131271154 gene encoding uncharacterized protein LOC131271154 yields MPAEPIILSSRRAILLVSLSRYESFVRDFQQDRDLVEVEARISKFERLCEDLEKLQQELEDGATTEEEVKQNEALRADFEPRLIRVEAELKAKRPSQGSSFNATGNSLAGIKLPTISLPQFHGDYMEWLTFRDTFECLIHDNRDLPAIQKFHYLRAAIKGEAAQVIEAITISAANYEIAWQALTARYSNEYLLKKRHLQALFTMTPAKRETATALHLLVDEFERHKKTLDHLGERTDTWGVLLEHLLCTKLPTSTLRDWEEHASNEESPTYASLIVFLQRRMRVLETLSVNKEQDDHSAGTFSTAMPAASIGPATNDHTANLQRTFAAAMERAPTQVLLQTAIINIVDSFGLVHPARALLDSASQPDMISSQLAHRLRLKRKKVNVMLQGAGQSTRPLKESVHAKIASRTKQFEVGVEFLIVDKLMANLPLRDVNTTSWNIPSELILADPEFYKSSAIDIILGARHYAAFFEGSAQLKLAPTLPTLQESVFGWVVTGSIGSPEPSEGTSNVAHTTAEICMTTLEESIERFWKSEELWFNDGYSPEERQCEAIYRNTTQRDPSGRYIVRLPKQPDFFDKLGLSRDMALNRFILLERRLQRDPDLKEEYHKFMKEYLELGHMTPTSPADNDHGYYLPHHPVLKESSTTTKLRVVFDGSAKTSTGYSLNDALRVGPVVQDQLLDIILRFRTYKVALVGDIAKMYRQIEVHPDDRRFQRVLFRFSPDASVETYELNTVTYGLAPSSFLATRTLLQLAEDEGTNFPHAAQALVQNFYVDDFIGGADSEEQAKQLREELDELLKKGGFSLRKWTSSKLAVLSGLTEDQIGTQSTLQFMPDEKIKALGIAWEPEADVLSFESRIDADTSYPTMRLIFSGISRMFDPIGLISPIIIRAKLLMQELWVQKPGWDNPVSDSIYKKWTSIKSDWPIISGYKSDRYALLPDSRVQLHTFCDASEAAFGACIYSRCENKQGHVRISLLASKSRLAPLKRVTLPRLELNAAVTGAHLYDRVKQAMGLESAESYFWSDSTVTLHWLSSPPNNWKTYVGNRVAEVQAYSHLHPWKHIAGCSNPADLVSRGVTAADFVKSALWSSGPEWLIRPASEWPNSTPTVVDGAELEIRQVSAAVAVIETVHPWFERYSSYTKLLRVIGYCLRFVRNAKEKCRTRRDPLEPPASSTITPDLMEAAKTVLCKLAQQDAFPTELERLRKREVVPKRSPLRRLSPFIDSEGVMRVGGRLKLSQLPYQSKHPILLPKKHIFARRIAEHLHRELIHGGGRLLLSQIREEFWPLDGRHLVKSVVRHCLRCIRQQPILEQQQIGQLPSLRITPNRPFATIGVDYAGPIYLRPIHKRAEPAKAYLCVFVCFATKAVHLELVGDLTTAGFLASLRRFASRRGRPSHIYSDNGKNFEGAARELSELFEMLHDEEQSNIIVSTCADMGITWHFSPPRAPHFGGLWEAAVKTAKRHLFRQLGSTRLPYEGYITVLHQIEAAMNSRPLLPMSDDPNDLAALTPAHFLIGTSMNAIPEPDYSNRKTYTLSEWQKWQLLVQRFWKHWASEYLQEMQRDTMKTCSNSDFAPGRLAILMDEALPTTQWPLARIVETHPGTDSLTRV; encoded by the exons ATGCCCGCGGAACCCATCATCCTTTCGTCGAGAAGAGCGATCCTTCTCGTTTCACTTAGCCGTTACGAAAGCTTCGTTCGCGATTTTCAACAAGACCGTGATCTTGTTGAAGTAGAAGCCAGAATATCCAAGTTCGAAAGGTTATGTGAAGATCTTGAAAAGCTGCAGCAGGAGCTTGAAGACGGAGCTACAACCGAAGAGGAGGTCAAGCAAAATGAAGCTCTTCGCGCCGATTTCGAGCCTCGTTTGATACGGGTGGAAGCAGAACTGAAGGCAAAAAGACCCTCACAAGGCTCGTCATTTAATGCCACCGGTAATTCCTTGGCTGGTATTAAACTTCCGACCATATCACTGCCTCAGTTTCATGGGGATTACATGGAATGGCTTACGTTTCGGGACACGTTCGAGTGTCTGATTCACGACAACCGTGATCTTcccgccatccaaaagtttcattACTTGCGCGCAGCGATTAAGGGTGAAGCAGCACAAGTGATAGAAGCGATCACTATTAGCGCGGCAAATTACGAGATAGCGTGGCAGGCATTAACGGCGCGCTACTCCAacgaatatttattgaaaaaacgtcactTGCAAGCACTGTTCACTATGACGCCCGCGAAAAGGGAAACCGCGACCGCACTGCACCTCTTAGTGGACGAGTTCGAACGGCACAAGAAAACCCTTGACCATCTTGGGGAAAGGACGGATACATGGGGTGTTTTGCTGGAACACTTGTTGTGCACCAAGTTGCCAACAAGCACACTGAGGGACTGGGAGGAGCACGCATCAAACGAAGAAAGCCCGACGTATGCTAGCCTGATTGTTTTCTTGCAGCGCCGTATGCGAGTGCTTGAAACGCTATCGGTGAACAAGGAGCAGGAT GATCACTCTGCCGGAACATTCTCCACTGCCATGCCAGCTGCGAGCATTGGACCAGCCACTAACGATCACACGGCAAATCTTCAGCGAACTTTCGCAGCAGCAATGGAGCGAGCACCAACGCAGGTTTTGCTCCAAACTGCCATCATCAATATAGTTGATTCTTTCGGATTAGTTCATCCAGCTCGAGCACTTTTGGACAGTGCCTCGCAGCCTGATATGATAAGCAGTCAGCTCGCTCATCGACTGAggctaaaaagaaagaaggttAATGTTATGCTGCAGGGTGCAGGCCAATCTACCCGTCCGCTGAAAGAATCCGTTCACGCGAAGATTGCCTCACGAACGAAACAGTTTGAAGTGGGTGTCGAATTTTTGATTGTCGACAAGTTGATGGCTAATCTGCCGCTGCGGGACGTTAACACGACGAGCTGGAACATCCCGTCCGAGTTGATCCTAGCCGATCCAGAGTTCTACAAATCTTCGGCAATCGACATTATTCTTGGCGCTCGACATTATGCTGCTTTCTTCGAAGGTAGCGCCCAGCTCAAACTAGCACCTACCCTTCCAACTCTGCAGGAAAGCGTATTCGGATGGGTCGTCACTGGTTCGATTGGATCGCCAGAGCCTTCGGAAGGCACTTCTAATGTTGCTCACACGACAGCTGAAATTTGTATGACAACTCTAGAAGAATCCATCGAGCGGTTTTGGAAATCAGAAGAGTTATGGTTCAACGATGGCTACTCACCCGAAGAACGCCAATGTGAGGCTATTTACCGAAACACAACCCAGCGGGATCCATCGGGTCGATACATAGTTCGTCTTCCGAAGCAACCAGATTTCTTTGACAAACTTGGACTGTCAAGGGATATGGCTTTGAACCGCTTCATACTTCTCGAAAGAAGACTCCAACGTGATCCAGACCTAAAAGAAGAATACCACAAGTTCATGAAAGAGTACTTGGAACTGGGGCACATGACTCCCACGTCTCCAGCAGACAATGATCACGGGTATTACTTACCGCACCATCCCGTTTTGAAAGAATCTAGTACGACGACAAAGCTCCGGGTCGTTTTCGACGGATCAGCGAAGACATCTACTGGATATTCGCTAAACGATGCATTGCGTGTCGGTCCAGTAGTGCAAGACCAGTTGCTGGATATAATTCTTCGTTTTCGCACCTACAAAGTAGCGCTCGTTGGTGACATCGCGAAAATGTACAGGCAGATAGAAGTCCATCCTGATGACCGTCGGTTTCAACGCGTGTTGTTTCGATTCTCACCGGATGCTTCAGTGGAGACTTACGAGCTGAATACGGTGACCTACGGGCTTGCTCCATCTTCTTTTTTGGCTACGCGTACGTTGCTGCAGTTGGCCGAGGATGAAGGCACGAACTTTCCGCATGCTGCACAAGCTTTGGTTCAAAATTTCTACGTGGACGACTTCATCGGTGGTGCTGATTCAGAGGAGCAAGCAAAGCAGCTACGAGAGGAGCTCGATGAATTGTTAAAAAAGGGTGGATTCTCTCTGCGAAAATGGACCTCCAGTAAGTTGGCCGTGCTCTCTGGTTTGACGGAGGATCAGATCGGAACGCAGTCAACGCTTCAATTTATGCCCGACGAGAAGATAAAGGCACTCGGTATCGCTTGGGAGCCCGAAGCTGACGTTTTATCCTTCGAGTCGCGGATCGACGCCGACACTAGCTACCCCACAATGCGGTTAATATTCTCTGGCATCTCCCGAATGTTCGATCCGATAGGATTGATATCGCCGATCATCATTCGCGCTAAGTTGCTGATGCAGGAATTGTGGGTGCAGAAGCCTGGCTGGGATAATCCTGTTTCTGACAGCATCTATAAAAAGTGGACATCCATTAAATCCGACTGGCCAATTATTTCCGGTTATAAAAGTGATCGCTACGCTCTCTTACCTGATTCTCGCGTTCAGTTACATACGTTTTGTGATGCCTCTGAAGCCGCGTTCGGTGCATGTATTTACTCGcgttgtgaaaacaaacaaggacACGTACGAATCTCGCTATTAGCATCGAAGTCACGTTTAGCACCACTAAAACGGGTTACATTACCGCGATTAGAACTTAATGCAGCCGTTACAGGAGCGCATTTATACGATCGTGTGAAGCAGGCGATGGGACTCGAATCAGCGGAGTCATATTTTTGGTCCGACTCGACAGTTACGCTGCATTGGCTGAGTTCACCGCCCAACAATTGGAAAACGTATGTAGGCAATCGCGTCGCGGAGGTACAAGCCTACTCACATCTCCATCCCTGGAAACACATTGCGGGATGTTCGAATCCTGCTGACTTGGTATCACGAGGCGTGACCGCAGCAGATTTCGTGAAAAGTGCACTGTGGAGCAGCGGTCCAGAGTGGTTAATTCGTCCAGCGTCTGAATGGCCAAATTCAACACCAACGGTTGTGGATGGTGCCGAGCTAGAGATTCGTCAAGTGAGTGCAGCGGTTGCCGTCATCGAGACAGTGCATCCTTGGTTCGAGCGGTACTCATCATACACCAAGCTTCTACGCGTCATTGGGTATTGCCTTAGATTCGTGCGCAATGCTAAGGAGAAGTGCCGTACTCGCCGCGATCCATTGGAGCCCCCAGCGTCATCAACTATCACTCCGGACCTCATGGAAGCTGCTAAAACTGTGCTATGCAAGCTGGCACAGCAAGACGCATTTCCAACGGAGCTCGAGCGGTTGAGGAAGCGTGAGGTGGTTCCAAAGCGCTCACCACTTAGACGTCTGAGCCCGTTCATCGACAGCGAAGGAGTTATGAGAGTAGGAGGGCGCCTCAAGCTCTCACAACTGCCTTAtcaatcgaaacatccaattcTTCTGCCCAAGAAGCACATCTTCGCACGCCGCATCGCAGAGCACCTTCATAGAGAACTCATACATGGTGGCGGAAGATTGCTGCTTTCCCAGATTCGCGAAGAATTTTGGCCACTCGACGGACGACATCTGGTGAAAAGCGTCGTTAGACACTGCTTACGATGCATTCGCCAACAGCCCATACTTGAGCAGCAACAAATCGGGCAGTTACCATCATTGCGGATCACACCGAATCGACCGTTCGCGACCATCGGAGTGGACTATGCTGGGCCGATCTACCTACGACCGATCCACAAACGAGCAGAGCCCGCCAAAGCATACCTCTgcgtatttgtttgctttgctacGAAGGCTGTTCACCTGGAACTAGTGGGTGATTTGACCACTGCTGGTTTCCTAGCATCACTTCGACGGTTTGCATCGCGCCGAGGACGTCCGTCCCATATCTACTCGGACAACGGTAAAAACTTCGAAGGCGCAGCCCGGGAGCTTAGTGAGCTATTCGAGATGCTCCATGATGAGGAGCAAAGCAACATCATCGTTTCGACTTGTGCTGATATGGGCATCACTTGGCACTTCAGTCCACCAAGGGCTCCACACTTTGGCGGATTGTGGGAAGCTGCAGTGAAGACCGCCAAAAGGCACCTGTTTCGCCAGCTGGGCAGCACGAGACTGCCTTATGAAGGATACATCACTGTGCTGCACCAAATAGAGGCAGCAATGAATTCGCGTCCGCTGTTACCTATGTCGGACGACCCCAACGATTTAGCCGCTTTAACACCTGCACATTTTCTTATAGGCACATCCATGAACGCCATCCCCGAGCCGGACTATTCAAACCGAAAGACGTACACCCTGAGCGAGTGGCAGAAGTGGCAACTGCTCGTCCAGCGCTTCTGGAAACATTGGGCCAGCGAGTATCTACAAGAGATGCAAAGGGATACGATGAAGACCTGCAGCAATTCAGATTTCGCACCTGGCAGACTGGCAATCCTGATGGACGAGGCTCTTCCTACAACACAATGGCCACTCGCGCGGATAGTTGAGACGCACCCCGGCACGGATAGTTTGACACGTGTG